The window GTCTTGTAGCTCCAAATCATATTTAAGATGGGTAAAGAAGGCATTGGCCTCGGTTAACTTTAACTCTTCAAGAGTTTTTAGTGATATTTCCTTAGGGGTAGAAACATCCGCTATCCCTTCGGTAATAAGCCACTGGAAGAACTTCTCGAAATCATGGAAATACCCTAATAGTGTTGATGGGGAGGTATTCCCAGAGAACATGTCGTCTTTGTATTGATCAACATACCAGGGGAGTGAAGGGAGTTTGAGTTCTAATTTTTCCTTGTGGAGTCGCTGCTGTCTTGTAAGTCGTTCACGTTTGGCCATAACCGGCTCCTCCTCTTGTCGAACAATGTCGAAGTATGCGTGAAATACAATTTATACGCAGACTTGCTTGTCATGTTTATAATCAATAAAAGAGATATATCCTCTACTGTTCAATATTTTTGATAACTGACTTGTAAAAAGTTTTATCGAAACTCATTATATAGTACATACTCATTGTTTTTACTAAACATACTTCCAATTCTATTATTGGCTTAGAAGAAGTTTAAAGTTTAAATGAAAGGGAGAAAAAATGTATGTAAAAGAACTCAAACAAAATCTATTCCTTTGACTTTGTTTTTAATTTGGTGATTTTTTAGGATCTCAAACAAAATATCCGGATCAATATTGCAAAAATATCCACCTCTAACTCGGGTCCAATGATATTCTTTCATATATTTAACAGTATAATAATTCTCTAGTTTTTCAGCACAGTTATATGTCGTAACACCTAGATTAATAATCTCTCTAACTTTCACAGGAGAGTGAATGCGAGTCCATGAAGATCCTTTACCTCTGAAATGTTTTTTTATCCTGAGATCTAAATTAGAGGTTTGGCCAACATAAAAATGCTCACATTCCAACTCTAATATATAAATATATCTATGTTTAATGCTGTCATCATCTTCTTTAATTGGCATATTCTCACCTTTTTACATATATTAAACGAGAATTCTAGTATGAAATCGCTTGATCAGCAATCTACTTTGCTTTACTTTATGTACCGAATCTATTCGCATATGTCTTAGCTGTTGAAATCGTATGTGCAACAGCAAGCAAATTTATCCTATTGCATTTAAAAAGGTGAATTTTATCCCTAATAATACCATTCAAGTTAAGTGAACTTTTAAAGTATATCCAAATTTAGAAGCGTATATAGTAATAGTTCTACCACATAGGGATTAATATCATTTTTTTCAAAGTTATAATTTTTCAATAGATTAGTAATATGAATATTAAATATGGCATCACCTTTTGGGTTGTTCCAACCTTTAAGTAAGTCAATATCGTTACCGCATTTTTGAATAATTAGGTTTTTATAAAATTCCATTTGACTATGTAATATATAGTTTTTCCTCGATTGTAAACTAACATATTCCCTTATCTTTTTATCACTCATTTCTTCCGAAATTTCTACTTTTTTTTCCTCAACCCTTATATCTTCTATGAGCACAGTAAGGTGTAAGTAGTTGCAAATTATTTGATGCAACTGTTTATCTTGTACTAATTCTTCAAGTAATTCTTTTCTATATTCAATAGACATAATTTTAGTCAAAACTATTAACTCCCAGATGTAGATTTGTGAATTAGATATCCCGGGCACTGGTGCTAAAATTATAGTTCACTATACGGAGGGAATATTCTATATGAATATTATATCACTTATTATTCTATGCGTTAAATTATTATTTCACGCATAGAATGAAAATAGAGGTTTAGATTTACCTCCTCCATCTTCCACTAGGTTTGTTCCAATTTATATACTCTTTTGCGTTGTAAAGTTGAGACTCTTCATAAAAAACCTTTAACCAACTTTTTTCGAAACTCCGAAGCTGGGAATTATTACAATAAGTTATTATATCAAATATAAACGATTCTTTACCGAATAGTTTAAAGTCTTTGTTAATCTCATCATAAGGATGTTTTCCAAGCTGCATTTGTGTTGCGTGAGACCTTAGCCTTCCAAATATATGGTGGGAACTACCTACATAAACCTTATTAGAAAATACGTTTTTGATCCTGTAAATTCCAATTAGATCTTGATTGTGAATCCTTTGACTTTCTTTTCCAAGTTCCCAAATTTCGTCAAAAGATAACACTTTATCAGAAAATTTCAGCTCCCAAGATGTAAAACTTTTTCTTGTAGTTTTTAAACCCATTAATAATGCACCTTTTCTTTGATTATTCAAGAATATTCAAACATTCTTCCAATACTTTCGGATTATCAAGAATCACTAAATGAAGTTTTTTTCTTGCCCTCGTTACAATTTGAAAAAGCATTTTTGTTGGGTGGTAGTAAGGAGTTTTGCTATATCCTTTTGTAGATAAACTATGAGTGCTATCGTAATAAAAATGTTTATCTATAACAGCTACAACTTTATCGTATTCCTGCCCTACAACGTTATGGGCACTTTCGCTGTTAGGCTTAATATAATCATCATATGGATAGTAGTGATAGTTAGAAGGTGTAAAATTAATAACT is drawn from Rossellomorea marisflavi and contains these coding sequences:
- a CDS encoding GIY-YIG nuclease family protein yields the protein MNNQRKGALLMGLKTTRKSFTSWELKFSDKVLSFDEIWELGKESQRIHNQDLIGIYRIKNVFSNKVYVGSSHHIFGRLRSHATQMQLGKHPYDEINKDFKLFGKESFIFDIITYCNNSQLRSFEKSWLKVFYEESQLYNAKEYINWNKPSGRWRR
- a CDS encoding GIY-YIG nuclease family protein; translated protein: MPIKEDDDSIKHRYIYILELECEHFYVGQTSNLDLRIKKHFRGKGSSWTRIHSPVKVREIINLGVTTYNCAEKLENYYTVKYMKEYHWTRVRGGYFCNIDPDILFEILKNHQIKNKVKGIDFV